In a single window of the Falco rusticolus isolate bFalRus1 chromosome 13, bFalRus1.pri, whole genome shotgun sequence genome:
- the LOC119156481 gene encoding LOW QUALITY PROTEIN: peroxynitrite isomerase THAP4-like (The sequence of the model RefSeq protein was modified relative to this genomic sequence to represent the inferred CDS: inserted 2 bases in 2 codons) — protein MVICAAANCSNRQGKAHRGAVSFHRFPLKDSKRLIQWLKAVQRDNWTPTKYSFLCSEHFTKDSFSKRLEDQHRLLKPTAVPTIFQLAEKKHDNLDYVRSRRKIASQVTLQDGEDPREGGCEVVQRTSSSGQDFMVMQGTNEMEEATLQVEIGSIEEEEENLHSQRDGPRRRTLGDKLVAKPGPQKKPERSSVEDCPKATWTGSWIADRSGVSVDDFTPPASGACKFIGSLHSYSFSSKHARERPSXPKEQLERKRPKRDVEPSCSSHLMGHNKAVAEGSPTSSXTATPQKPSQGLSASPADLTPQPAAEAVVGRKGDTDANPMSINEVIMSASGACKLIDSLHSYCFSSRQSKSQVCCLREQVEKKNGELKLLRQRVSRSDSQVRKLKEKLDELKRISFPYLNSLLSQDCETPQLNPVMEPLSWMLGTWLSDPPGDGTFPTMKPFQYLEEVHISHVGQPMLNFSFNAFHPDTRKPMHRECGFIRLKPDTNKVAFISAQNTGLVEVEEGEVNGQELSIASHSIARISFAKKPHVEQITRKFRLNSDGKLEQTVSMATTTQPMTQHLHITYKKVTP, from the exons ATGGTGATCTGCGCCGCCGCCAACTGCTCCAACCGGCAGGGGAAGGCGCACCGGGGCGCCGTCTCCTTCCACAG ATTCCCACTGAAGGATTCAAAACGTCTGATTCAGTGGCTGAAAGCTGTTCAGAGAGACAACTGGACTCCCACCAAGTATTCATTTCTTTGCAGCGAGCATTTCACCAAAGACAGCTTTTCTAAGCGACTGGAAGACCAGCACCGGCTGCTGAAGCCCACTGCTGTCCCTACCATCTTCCAgcttgcagagaaaaaacacGACAACCTGGATTAtgtcagaagcagaagaaaaatagcaagcCAGGTGACACTGCAGGATGGAGAAGACCCTagggaaggaggctgtgagGTAGTTCAGAGAACCTCATCTTCTGGCCAGGACTTCATGGTGATGCAAGGGACAAATGAGATGGAGGAGGCAACTTTGCAAGTGGAAATCGGATCGattgaggaggaagaagagaaccTCCACAGCCAGCGGGATGGACCTCGGAGAAGGACGTTAGGTGATAAATTGGTTGCAAAGCCTGGACCTCAGAAAAAGCCTGAGAGATCTTCTGTGGAGGACTGTCCTAAAGCCACCTGGACAGGGAGCTGGATAGCAGATAGAAGTGGTGTGTCAGTTGACGATTTCACCCCTCCTGCCTCTGGTGCTTGCAAGTTCATTGGCTCCCTTCATTCTTACAGCTTTTCCTCGAAGCATGCCAGAGAGAGGCCAT TTCCCAAAGAGCAGCTAGAAAGGAAAAGGCCAAAGAGAGATGTGGAaccaagctgcagcagccatcTTATGGGACACAATAAGGCCGTAGCGGAAGGCTCCCCTACTTCAT CCACTGCAACCCCTCAGAAACCTTCCCAGGGTTTGTCGGCATCCCCTGCAGACCTTACCCCTCAGCCTGCCGCTGAGGCTGTGGTGGGGCGGAAGGGTGATACAGATGCCAACCCCATGTCAATCAACGAGGTCATCATGTCGGCCTCAGGAGCTTGCAAGCTCATTGACTCCCTCCACTCATACTGTTTCTCCTCCAGGCAGAGCAAAAGTCAGGTGTGCTGCTTGCGTGAGCAGGTAGAAAAGAAGAATGGAGAGTTGAAACTTTTGAGGCAGAGGGTCAGTCGCTCTGACAGTCAAGTCAGGAAACTGAAGGAGAAGCTAGATGAGCTGAAGAGGATCAGTTTCCCTTACTTGAACAGCCTGCTATCCCAGGACTGTG AGACTCCCCAGTTGAATCCTGTGATGGAACCCCTGTCCTGGATGCTGGGCACCTGGCTGTCAGACCCACCAGGAGATGGCACCTTCCCTACAATGAAGCCCTTCCAGTACCTGGAAGAAGTGCACATCTCTCATGTGGGGCAGCCCATGCTCAACTTCTC GTTCAATGCCTTCCATCCAGACACCAGGAAGCCCATGCACCGAGAATGTGGATTCATCCGCCTCAAACCTGACACTAATAAGGTGGCCTTCATCAGTGCCCAGAACACAG GTCTGGTGGaggtggaggaaggggaggtgAATGGACAAGAGCTGTCTATAGCTTCTCACTCCATAGCCAGGATCTCCTTTGCCAAGAAGCCCCATGTAGAGCAG ATTACCAGAAAATTCAGGCTCAATTCTGATGGGAAACTCGAACAAACTGTCTCAATGGCAACCACTACGCAGCCCATGACTCAGCACCTCCACATCACCTACAAAAAGGTGACGCCCTGA